ACGTCACCGAGCGGGATGTCCCCGAAGAGGACCTCCATGTCGGCGGCCGAGTCGATGGCGACACCGCAGTGCCCGACCTCACCGAGCGAGCGGCGGTCGTCGGAGTCGCGGCCCATCAGCGTCGGCATGTCGAACGCGACGGACAGACCTCCTCCGCCGTTGGCGAGGATCTTCTTGTAGCGCTCGTTGGTCTGCTCGGCGTTGCCGAATCCGGCGAACTGCCGGATCGTCCACGTCCGCCCCCGGTAGCCGGTGGCGTACAGCCCGCGCGTGTACGGGTACTCGCCGGGCCATCCGATCCGCTCGAAGCCCTCGTAGTGGTCCCCGGGCCGGGGACCGTACACCGGCTCCACGGCGTCGCCGGAGAGCGTGGTGAAGTCGGCCTCGCGCTTGCGCGAGGCGTCGTAGCGGGCCTGCCAGCGTCGGCGGCCTTCCTCGATGGCGTCAGCGTCCATACTCTCGAATTTACTAGGACGTCCTAGTAAATGTCGATGGCAAACCGCCGTACGATCCCGTACGGCGGTGCCGATCCGGTGTGGATCAGGGGTGGATCAGGCCTTGGCGACCGCGGGAGCGCCCTCGGCGACCCGCGACTCCAGCTCGTGACTGATCCTGCGCTCCACGAAGAACGCGGCCGTGGGAATCGTCCCCGCCAGCAGCACCCAGAGCTGCTTGCCCACCGGCCACTTCGCCTTCGAACCCAGGTCGAACGCGAAGATCAGGTACACGACGTACAGCCAGCCGTGCGCGATGGCGACGACACGGGTGAAGTCGGCGGCACCGTCGACGCCCAGGCCGTACTTGGCGATCATGCCGAGGCACAGCAGAACCAGCAGCACACCGGTGACGTAGGCCATGACGCGGTAGCGGGTCAGCACGCTCTTCTTCATGGCTACGAGGGTAACCACCCCATTTGCGCGATCTTCGCGCGCCCCCGCACATCCCCCGGAGGACCCGACGCCGACGCCCCGGACCCGGACTCGGACTCGGACCGGGACCGCCCTACTCGTCCTTGAAGTCGTGCGCGGCCACCCGCAGCGGCCGCAGCATCGCGAAGATCTCCGCGCACTCCTCCGCGTCGTACGCGCCCAGACCGAAGTCCATCCCCATCAGGTCACGCGTCGCCGCGTCGCACACCTCGCGGCCCTTCTCCGTGATCGAGGCGAGCGTGCCGCGTCCGTCGTTCGGATTCGGCCGCTTGTCCACCAGCCCCGACCGCACCAGCCGGTCCACCGTGTTGGTGACGGACGTCGGATGGACCATCAGCCGCTCGCCGATCTTCGACATCGGCAGCTCGCCCGCCTTGGAGAACGTGAGCAGCACCAGCGCCTCGTACCGCGCGAACGTCAGCCCGTAGGGCCTGACCACCGCGTCCACCTCGGCCAGCAGGATCTGGTGCGCGCGCATGATCGAGGTGATCGCGGCCATCGACGGCACGGACCCCCAGCGCTGTTGCCAGTGCTCGTCGGCACGGGCGATGGGATCAAAGGCAAGACTGAGCGGCTTCGACACGCCAAAGACCTTACCGGCCGGTCACATTGTGGTCAGCCCCGTCTCGCGTTTCGGTCCTCTCCCCCACGACGACCGGGATCCGCGCCCCCTCCGGCGGCCCGCCCGTCCCCTGTTCCACCGCTCGCTCGGCACGCCGCGCCGCCACCGCCAGCAGCACGCACAGCACCGTCCCGAGCACCCCCGCGCCCACGACCGTGGCCCGCACCCCGGCGAACTGCGCCACCGCCCCCGACAGCGCCATCCCCAGCCCCTGGACCGTCATCAGCCCGGCCGTGTTCAGCGTCATCGCCCGCCCGAGCAGCTCCTCCGGCACCGACCGCACGAACCACTGGTCCAGGCCCAGCGTGTACGCGGACCCCGCGCCCGCGACGACCAGCAGCGCCAGCGACCAGCCGAGCCCCGGCCGCAGCGCGTAGCCCAGGTACGGCAGCGACGTCACACACACCAGCGGCAACGTGATCCGGTGCCGCGTCGCCGGCCGCAGCCGCGACCCCGCGAACAGTTCCCCCGCGATCGTCCCCACCGGCAAGGCGCACATCAGCAGGCCCAGACCCGTCGACCCCACCCCCAGCCCCGCCGCGTACGGCGCGGCCAGCGCCTCCGGTGCCACCACGAACATCGGCGGCACCCAGAACAGCAGGAGCAGGGCCCGCACCCGACGGTCCGCCAGCACCAGCCGGGCGCCCCGCAAGGAGTCCCGCACCAGCGCCTGCCCGCCGGTCACCCGCGCCGGCCTGCGCCGTGTCCCGAACCGCAGGCACACCGCGGACGCCAGGAACGTACCGACCGTCACCAGCAGCGCGTGCCGCGGCGACACCACCGTCAGCAGCAGACCACCGAGGCCGAACCCGGTCAGCAGGGCGCTCTGCGACACGATCCGCAGCAGCGAACGGCCCAGCACGAACAGCTCCCCGTCACCGAGGACATCGGCCAGCGTGGCCGTCCGGGTCCCCTGGAACACCGGAGCCACCACCGCCAGTGCCGCCCGCATCGTCAGCAGCACCGCGATCGGCGCGCCCGGCACCACCATCACCGCCACGCACCCGGCGCACACCAGGTCGCACACCACCAGCACCCGCCGCGCCGGAAAGCGGTCCGCGACCCCCGCGAGCAGCGTCCCGCCGACGAGATACGGCAGAAAGCCCAGCGCGAACGTCAGCGCGCTCAGCAGCGGAGACCTCGTCAGGTCGTAGACCAGGACGGACAGCGCGATCTCGCTGACCACAAGACCCAGCAGCGAGAGCGCGTGCGCGGCGAACACGGCACGGAACTCGCGCACGGCGAAGACCGGGCCGTATCCGGTGGGGGCGGCGGGCGAGGCGGCGTGCCCCCCGGCGGCTTCCGGTGCCTTCGCCGTCGCGGGTGGGGTCGATGTGTCGGACATGTGCGGCAGCGTGCCCGCGCGGGAGCCGCCGACGTAGAGTTTCGGTCCCAGCCGAATCTTCCGGAGCCGCCCTGTGCCGTCACTCCTGCACTTCGGGGAGGACGACCTCCTCAACTGCCGCTTCGCGATCTCTCCCCTCTGGGAGACCCAGGAGGCCGTCCGCACCCTCAACAGGCCCGCGCGGCACGGCTATCACGCGCACTGGCTGCGCCGCATCCGCACCGCGGCCGCCGGGCTCGACCTCACCCCGCTCTGGCTCCTGATGCCCCGCAGCGGCTACTCCCCCGACTGGCTCGGCCCGCCCCCCATCGGCCCCGCCGCCACCTTCGACGAGGAGATCGCCGCCGTCCGCGCCGCCGACCCCGCCGTCGCCCGCGGGGAAACCGCGCGCTCCCTCGCCGACACCCCCGGCGCCCTCACCTCCCCGCACGGCCGCGCCCTCCTCGCCGACCCCGCCCGCACCGTCACCCGTCTCACGGACCTGCTCGAAGAGGCCTGGCACACCCTCGTCGCGCCCGACTGGCCCCGCCTGCGCGCCCTGCTGGAGGCCGACATCGCCTTCCACTCGCGGCGCCTCGCCCACGTCGGCCTCGGCGGACTCCTTCCGGAGATCGACCGCCGGCTCGGCTGGCGCGCCCACACCCTCACCATCGAGGGGGGAGGCCGCCACGAGCGCCACCTCGCCGGACAGGGGCTCGTCCTCATGCCCAGCGTCTTCTCCTGGCCCGACGTGATCAGCGGCTTCGAACCGCCCTGGCAGCCCACCCTCGCCTACCCCGCCCGCGGCATCGGCGGCCTCTGGGCCGAGCCCACCGGCAGCACCTCGGACGCACTCGTACGCCTCCTCGGCCGGGGCCGCGCGGCCGTCCTCACCGCTCTCGACGAACCCG
The window above is part of the Streptomyces sp. NBC_01428 genome. Proteins encoded here:
- a CDS encoding ArsR/SmtB family transcription factor produces the protein MPSLLHFGEDDLLNCRFAISPLWETQEAVRTLNRPARHGYHAHWLRRIRTAAAGLDLTPLWLLMPRSGYSPDWLGPPPIGPAATFDEEIAAVRAADPAVARGETARSLADTPGALTSPHGRALLADPARTVTRLTDLLEEAWHTLVAPDWPRLRALLEADIAFHSRRLAHVGLGGLLPEIDRRLGWRAHTLTIEGGGRHERHLAGQGLVLMPSVFSWPDVISGFEPPWQPTLAYPARGIGGLWAEPTGSTSDALVRLLGRGRAAVLTALDEPATTTALAHRLRLAPSSVSAHLTALRDTGLLVSRRYGHQVLYERTPLGTALASGGG
- a CDS encoding MFS transporter → MSDTSTPPATAKAPEAAGGHAASPAAPTGYGPVFAVREFRAVFAAHALSLLGLVVSEIALSVLVYDLTRSPLLSALTFALGFLPYLVGGTLLAGVADRFPARRVLVVCDLVCAGCVAVMVVPGAPIAVLLTMRAALAVVAPVFQGTRTATLADVLGDGELFVLGRSLLRIVSQSALLTGFGLGGLLLTVVSPRHALLVTVGTFLASAVCLRFGTRRRPARVTGGQALVRDSLRGARLVLADRRVRALLLLFWVPPMFVVAPEALAAPYAAGLGVGSTGLGLLMCALPVGTIAGELFAGSRLRPATRHRITLPLVCVTSLPYLGYALRPGLGWSLALLVVAGAGSAYTLGLDQWFVRSVPEELLGRAMTLNTAGLMTVQGLGMALSGAVAQFAGVRATVVGAGVLGTVLCVLLAVAARRAERAVEQGTGGPPEGARIPVVVGERTETRDGADHNVTGR
- a CDS encoding MarR family winged helix-turn-helix transcriptional regulator, whose amino-acid sequence is MSKPLSLAFDPIARADEHWQQRWGSVPSMAAITSIMRAHQILLAEVDAVVRPYGLTFARYEALVLLTFSKAGELPMSKIGERLMVHPTSVTNTVDRLVRSGLVDKRPNPNDGRGTLASITEKGREVCDAATRDLMGMDFGLGAYDAEECAEIFAMLRPLRVAAHDFKDE
- a CDS encoding DUF3817 domain-containing protein, with the protein product MKKSVLTRYRVMAYVTGVLLVLLCLGMIAKYGLGVDGAADFTRVVAIAHGWLYVVYLIFAFDLGSKAKWPVGKQLWVLLAGTIPTAAFFVERRISHELESRVAEGAPAVAKA